The Micromonospora sp. NBC_00421 genome contains a region encoding:
- the thrC gene encoding threonine synthase, translating into MTSTLAAPGIDTTASPARALVCRACSARYPLAAQHACYECFGPLEVDYDTAALATVTREQIEAGPQNIWRYAALLPAGQDPATRVTLDPGLTPLVAAGQLAAELGISAPLWIKDDSANPTHSFKDRVVSVALTAARALGFRRFACASTGNLANSVAAHAARAGVPSVVFIPGDLEQGKVITTAVYGGDLVAIDGSYDDVNRLCGELVETDEFEDTAFVNVNVRPYYAEGSKTLGYEVAEQLGWRIPAQVVIPMASGELLTKIDKAFTELVEIGLVEAPAGGWKVFGAQSAGCNPIATALHADTDVITPVRPTGIAKSLNIGDPAAGLYALEAVRRTGGWMEYVDDDEIRAGIRLLARTTGVFAETAGGVTVAVLRKLVESGRLDPTAETVVFNTGEGLKTIDAVAGQVGPTHRIKPSLRAARDAGLLS; encoded by the coding sequence ATGACGTCGACGCTCGCCGCCCCCGGTATCGACACCACCGCCAGCCCCGCCCGCGCACTGGTCTGCCGCGCCTGCTCCGCCCGTTACCCGCTCGCCGCGCAGCACGCCTGTTACGAGTGTTTCGGCCCGCTGGAGGTCGACTACGACACCGCCGCGCTGGCCACCGTCACCCGGGAGCAGATCGAGGCCGGCCCGCAGAACATCTGGCGGTACGCCGCACTGCTCCCCGCAGGCCAGGACCCGGCCACCCGGGTCACCCTCGATCCCGGGCTGACCCCGCTGGTCGCCGCCGGGCAGCTCGCCGCAGAGCTGGGCATCAGCGCGCCGCTCTGGATCAAGGACGACAGCGCCAACCCGACCCACTCGTTCAAGGACCGGGTCGTCTCGGTGGCGCTGACCGCCGCGCGGGCGCTCGGCTTCCGCCGGTTCGCCTGCGCCTCGACCGGCAACCTGGCCAACTCGGTGGCCGCCCACGCCGCCCGCGCCGGAGTTCCCTCGGTCGTCTTCATCCCCGGCGACCTGGAGCAGGGCAAGGTGATCACCACCGCCGTCTACGGCGGCGACCTGGTCGCCATCGACGGCTCGTACGACGACGTGAACCGGCTCTGCGGCGAGCTGGTGGAGACCGACGAGTTCGAGGACACCGCCTTCGTCAACGTCAACGTCCGGCCGTACTACGCCGAGGGCTCCAAGACCCTCGGGTACGAGGTGGCCGAGCAGCTCGGGTGGCGGATCCCGGCCCAGGTGGTCATCCCGATGGCCTCCGGTGAACTGCTCACCAAGATCGATAAGGCGTTCACCGAGCTGGTCGAGATCGGTCTGGTCGAGGCGCCGGCCGGGGGTTGGAAGGTGTTCGGCGCCCAGTCGGCCGGCTGCAACCCGATCGCCACCGCCCTGCACGCCGACACCGACGTCATCACCCCGGTCCGGCCGACAGGCATCGCCAAGTCGCTCAACATCGGCGACCCGGCCGCCGGCCTGTACGCCCTGGAGGCGGTGCGGCGTACCGGCGGCTGGATGGAGTACGTCGACGACGACGAGATCCGCGCCGGCATCCGGCTGCTGGCCCGGACCACAGGTGTCTTCGCCGAGACGGCCGGCGGGGTGACCGTGGCGGTGCTGCGCAAGCTGGTCGAGTCCGGCCGGCTCGACCCGACCGCCGAGACTGTCGTCTTCAACACCGGCGAGGGGCTGAAGACCATCGACGCGGTCGCCGGGCAGGTCGGCCCCACCCACCGGATCAAGCCGTCCCTGCGGGCCGCCCGCGACGCCGGCCTGCTCTCCTGA
- a CDS encoding GNAT family N-acetyltransferase: MALDITPIDPDDQPTLDVVHRIAATAEAIDEPDLPPLCRRRFEGALRHPMPGLDARWSVARLDGVPVGLVRLTLHLLDNTENASIELVVDPAYRRRGVGRALFGHARRLLGEAGCKRMVGATRAALPGEPDRELPGAAFAAALGAKAALAEVRRRLDVATLDHARLAGLLAEARAAAAGYRTVRWRDHPPEEYVADVADLEGRLMTDAPLGDLEWEPQRVDTEWIRGMERALDARGVRRYSVGAVHEASGRLIAWSLLSLAANTTRHAWQQITIVDPAHRGHRLGLLCKAENLEHTLGYEPELEVIDTYNAAANTHMIAINEQLGFRPAAGSTEWQLTI; encoded by the coding sequence GTGGCCCTTGACATCACGCCGATTGATCCCGACGACCAGCCGACCCTCGACGTGGTCCACCGGATCGCGGCGACGGCCGAGGCGATTGACGAACCGGACCTGCCGCCGCTGTGCCGGCGTCGGTTCGAGGGAGCGCTGCGGCATCCGATGCCCGGCCTGGACGCCCGGTGGTCGGTGGCCCGTCTCGACGGGGTGCCGGTCGGGCTGGTCCGGCTCACCCTGCATCTGCTCGACAACACCGAGAACGCCAGCATCGAACTGGTGGTCGATCCGGCGTACCGGCGGCGGGGGGTCGGCCGGGCGCTGTTCGGCCACGCCCGGCGGCTGCTCGGGGAAGCCGGCTGCAAGCGCATGGTCGGCGCGACCCGGGCCGCACTGCCCGGCGAGCCGGACCGGGAACTGCCCGGGGCGGCCTTCGCGGCGGCGCTCGGTGCGAAGGCGGCGCTCGCCGAGGTCCGCCGCCGGCTCGACGTCGCCACGCTCGACCACGCCCGGCTGGCGGGCCTGCTGGCCGAGGCGCGGGCGGCCGCCGCCGGCTACCGCACGGTCCGCTGGCGGGACCATCCGCCCGAGGAGTACGTCGCCGACGTCGCCGACCTGGAGGGCCGGCTGATGACCGACGCCCCCCTGGGCGACCTGGAGTGGGAGCCGCAGCGGGTGGACACCGAGTGGATCCGGGGCATGGAACGTGCCCTGGACGCGCGGGGGGTCCGCCGGTACAGCGTCGGCGCCGTGCACGAGGCGTCCGGCCGGCTGATCGCGTGGAGCCTGCTCAGCCTGGCCGCGAACACCACCCGGCACGCCTGGCAGCAGATCACCATCGTCGACCCGGCCCACCGGGGGCACCGGCTCGGCCTGCTCTGCAAGGCCGAGAACCTTGAACACACCCTGGGGTACGAGCCGGAGCTGGAAGTGATCGACACCTACAACGCGGCGGCGAACACCCACATGATCGCGATCAACGAACAGCTCGGTTTCCGGCCGGCGGCCGGGTCCACGGAGTGGCAGTTGACCATCTGA
- the paaN gene encoding phenylacetic acid degradation protein PaaN, with translation MTETPHPLYDRHADTLHRALTAITERGYWSAYPESPSPRVYGETAAADGKAAFEAYLGGDFPLDQPGAGDRVATETSPFGVALDVRYPHPGADEAVAAASAALPAWRDAGPQARVGVCLEILDRLHRHIFELANAVQFTSGQAFVMAFQAGGAHALDRALEAIAYAYAEMTRHPATAGWEKAAGKGDPLRMTKTFHVVPRGVALVIGCNTFPTWNSYPGLFASLVTGNPVVVKPHPRAVLPLAITVRYAREVLAEAGFDPDLVLLAPEAPGEKLASTLALHPAVKIVDFTGSTGYGDWLEANARQATVYTEKAGLNTVVIDSTDDFAGMCRNLGFTLTLYSGQMCTTSQNILIPAAGIATDQGHKSFDEVAAGIAATIGKLTADPARGVELTGAIVNDGVLERLDEVTKVGQPVLESRTVAHPSLPDAVVRTPTVVKLAATDTEVYGREWFGPISFVIATDSTAQSIEILRSTVGESGALTAAVYSTDEAVLDAVEAAAIDVGVHLSANLTGGVFVNQSAAFSDFHGSGANPAANAALTDGAYVASRFRIVQSRRPA, from the coding sequence ATGACGGAGACCCCGCACCCGCTGTACGACAGGCACGCCGACACCCTGCACCGCGCGCTGACCGCGATCACGGAGCGCGGGTACTGGTCCGCCTACCCCGAATCGCCAAGCCCCCGGGTGTACGGCGAGACCGCTGCCGCCGACGGGAAGGCCGCCTTCGAGGCGTACCTCGGTGGTGATTTTCCGCTCGACCAGCCTGGCGCGGGCGATCGGGTGGCCACCGAGACGAGCCCGTTCGGGGTGGCCCTGGACGTGCGGTACCCGCACCCGGGCGCGGACGAGGCGGTCGCCGCCGCCTCCGCCGCGCTGCCGGCCTGGCGCGACGCCGGCCCGCAGGCCCGGGTGGGGGTCTGCCTGGAGATCCTCGACCGGCTGCACCGGCACATCTTCGAGCTGGCCAACGCGGTGCAGTTCACCAGCGGGCAGGCATTCGTGATGGCCTTCCAGGCCGGCGGCGCGCACGCGCTGGACCGGGCCCTGGAGGCGATCGCCTACGCGTACGCGGAGATGACCCGGCACCCCGCGACGGCCGGCTGGGAGAAGGCCGCCGGCAAGGGCGACCCGCTGCGGATGACCAAGACGTTCCACGTGGTCCCGCGCGGGGTGGCCCTGGTGATCGGCTGCAACACCTTCCCGACCTGGAACTCGTACCCCGGGCTGTTCGCCTCGCTGGTCACCGGCAACCCGGTGGTCGTCAAGCCCCACCCGCGGGCGGTGCTGCCGCTGGCCATCACCGTGCGGTACGCCCGGGAGGTGCTCGCCGAGGCCGGCTTCGACCCCGACCTGGTGCTGCTCGCCCCCGAGGCCCCCGGCGAGAAGCTGGCCTCGACGCTGGCCCTGCACCCGGCCGTGAAGATCGTCGACTTCACCGGCTCCACCGGGTACGGCGACTGGCTGGAGGCCAATGCCCGGCAGGCGACGGTATACACCGAGAAGGCCGGCCTGAACACCGTCGTGATCGACTCCACCGACGACTTCGCCGGGATGTGCCGCAACCTGGGCTTCACGCTGACCCTCTACAGCGGGCAGATGTGCACCACCTCGCAGAACATCCTGATCCCCGCCGCCGGTATCGCCACCGACCAGGGGCACAAGAGCTTCGACGAGGTGGCCGCCGGCATCGCCGCCACCATCGGCAAGCTCACCGCCGACCCGGCCCGGGGGGTCGAGCTGACCGGCGCGATCGTCAACGACGGGGTGCTGGAACGGCTCGACGAGGTCACCAAGGTCGGCCAGCCGGTGCTGGAGTCGCGTACCGTCGCCCACCCGTCGCTGCCCGACGCGGTGGTCCGGACGCCGACCGTGGTCAAGCTCGCCGCCACCGACACCGAGGTCTACGGCCGGGAGTGGTTCGGGCCGATCTCGTTCGTCATCGCCACCGACTCGACCGCACAGAGCATCGAGATCCTCCGGTCCACCGTGGGGGAGTCCGGCGCGTTGACCGCCGCCGTCTACTCGACCGACGAGGCGGTGCTGGACGCCGTCGAGGCCGCCGCGATCGACGTCGGGGTGCACCTGTCGGCCAACCTGACCGGCGGGGTCTTCGTGAACCAGTCCGCCGCCTTCTCGGACTTCCACGGCAGCGGCGCGAACCCGGCCGCCAACGCCGCCCTCACCGACGGCGCCTACGTGGCGAGCCGCTTCCGCATCGTCCAGTCCCGCCGCCCGGCCTAA
- a CDS encoding GNAT family N-acetyltransferase codes for MTHAPALSATRPAPVHRVRPQDAARMRALRLEMLADAPLAFLETVAEAAARPHAQYAARIAYVSQGCHTAQFIADPGGRLVGHAGGTVAPDEPDMTVVYAVYVAPAWRGTGLVGALIDEVAAWSRACGRPQLMLEVVVGNDRAYRAYHRLGFTDTGVRVPHPKLPELRELQMRRPA; via the coding sequence ATGACCCACGCCCCGGCCCTGTCGGCGACCCGGCCGGCCCCCGTGCACCGGGTGCGCCCGCAGGACGCCGCCCGGATGCGGGCGCTGCGGCTGGAGATGCTCGCGGATGCGCCGCTGGCCTTCCTGGAGACCGTCGCCGAGGCCGCCGCCCGCCCGCACGCCCAGTACGCGGCCCGGATCGCGTACGTCTCCCAGGGGTGCCACACCGCCCAGTTCATCGCCGACCCGGGCGGCCGGCTGGTCGGCCACGCCGGTGGCACCGTCGCCCCCGACGAGCCCGACATGACAGTGGTCTACGCGGTCTACGTGGCCCCCGCCTGGCGCGGCACCGGCCTGGTCGGCGCGCTGATCGACGAGGTCGCCGCCTGGTCCCGCGCCTGCGGCCGGCCACAGCTCATGCTGGAGGTGGTGGTCGGCAACGACCGGGCCTACCGGGCCTACCACCGACTGGGCTTCACCGACACCGGCGTACGCGTCCCCCACCCCAAACTCCCCGAGCTACGCGAACTCCAAATGCGCCGCCCCGCCTGA
- a CDS encoding cold-shock protein: MAQGTVKWFNSEKGYGFIAVDGGQDVFVHFSAIEMDGYKALDDGQRVEFEIAQGQKGPQAERVRVIA; the protein is encoded by the coding sequence GTGGCACAGGGCACCGTCAAGTGGTTCAACTCCGAAAAGGGCTACGGCTTCATCGCCGTCGACGGCGGGCAGGACGTCTTCGTCCACTTCTCCGCCATTGAGATGGACGGCTACAAGGCGCTGGACGACGGTCAGCGGGTGGAGTTCGAGATCGCCCAGGGGCAGAAGGGCCCGCAGGCCGAACGGGTCCGCGTCATCGCCTGA
- the groL gene encoding chaperonin GroEL (60 kDa chaperone family; promotes refolding of misfolded polypeptides especially under stressful conditions; forms two stacked rings of heptamers to form a barrel-shaped 14mer; ends can be capped by GroES; misfolded proteins enter the barrel where they are refolded when GroES binds): MAKMIAFDEEARRGLERGMNQLADAVKVTLGPKGRNVVLEKKWGAPTITNDGVSIAKEIELEDPYEKIGAELVKEVAKKTDDVAGDGTTTATVLAQALVREGLRNVAAGANPMALKRGIEAAVASVSEGLSQLAKDVETKEQIASTASISAGDSTVGEIIAEAMDKVGKEGVITVEESNTFGLELELTEGMRFDKGYISAYFMTDPERMEAVFDDPYLLIVNSKISSVKDLLPILEKVMQSGKPLLIISEDIEGEALATLVVNKVRGTFKSVAVKAPGFGDRRKAMLADIAILTGGQVISEEVGLKLDAVGLDMLGRARKVVVTKDETTIVDGAGDADQIQGRVNQIRAEIDKSDSDYDREKLQERLAKLAGGVAVIKVGAATEVELKERKHRIEDAVRNAKAAVEEGIVPGGGVALVQAGKTAFDKLDLVGDEATGANIVKVALDAPLRQIAVNAGLEGGVVVEKVRNLEAGHGLNAATGEYVDLLAAGIIDPAKVTRSALQNAASIAALFLTTEAVVADKPEKTPAAPAGPGGGDMDF; encoded by the coding sequence ATGGCCAAGATGATCGCGTTCGACGAAGAGGCTCGCCGCGGCCTCGAGCGGGGCATGAACCAGCTCGCCGACGCCGTGAAGGTGACCCTCGGCCCGAAGGGCCGCAACGTGGTGCTCGAGAAGAAGTGGGGTGCCCCCACCATCACCAACGATGGTGTGAGCATCGCCAAGGAGATCGAGCTCGAGGACCCGTACGAGAAGATCGGCGCCGAGCTGGTCAAGGAGGTCGCCAAGAAGACCGACGACGTCGCCGGTGACGGCACGACGACGGCGACCGTCCTGGCCCAGGCCCTGGTGCGCGAGGGTCTGCGCAACGTGGCCGCCGGCGCCAACCCGATGGCCCTGAAGCGGGGCATCGAGGCTGCCGTGGCCAGCGTCTCCGAGGGGCTGTCCCAGCTCGCCAAGGACGTAGAGACCAAGGAGCAGATCGCCTCCACCGCCTCCATCTCCGCCGGTGACAGCACCGTCGGCGAGATCATCGCCGAGGCGATGGACAAGGTCGGCAAGGAAGGCGTCATCACCGTCGAGGAGAGCAACACCTTCGGCCTGGAGCTCGAGCTCACCGAGGGCATGCGCTTCGACAAGGGTTACATCTCCGCGTACTTCATGACCGACCCGGAGCGTATGGAGGCCGTCTTCGACGACCCCTACCTCCTGATCGTCAACAGCAAGATCTCCTCGGTGAAGGACCTGCTCCCGATCCTGGAGAAGGTCATGCAGTCGGGCAAGCCGCTGCTGATCATCTCCGAGGACATCGAGGGCGAGGCCCTGGCGACCCTGGTCGTCAACAAGGTCCGGGGCACCTTCAAGTCGGTCGCCGTCAAGGCGCCGGGCTTCGGTGACCGCCGCAAGGCCATGCTCGCCGACATCGCCATCCTCACCGGTGGCCAGGTCATCAGCGAGGAGGTCGGCCTCAAGCTGGACGCCGTCGGCCTCGACATGCTGGGCCGCGCCCGCAAGGTCGTGGTGACCAAGGACGAGACCACCATCGTCGACGGTGCCGGCGACGCCGACCAGATCCAGGGCCGGGTCAACCAGATCCGGGCCGAGATCGACAAGAGCGACTCCGACTACGACCGCGAGAAGCTGCAGGAGCGGCTGGCCAAGCTGGCCGGCGGCGTCGCGGTGATCAAGGTCGGCGCGGCCACCGAGGTCGAGCTGAAGGAGCGCAAGCACCGCATCGAGGACGCCGTCCGCAACGCGAAGGCCGCCGTCGAGGAGGGCATCGTCCCGGGTGGTGGCGTCGCGCTGGTGCAGGCCGGCAAGACCGCGTTCGACAAGCTGGACCTGGTCGGCGACGAGGCGACCGGTGCCAACATCGTCAAGGTCGCGCTGGACGCCCCGCTGCGGCAGATCGCCGTCAACGCCGGCCTCGAGGGCGGCGTCGTGGTGGAGAAGGTCCGTAACCTCGAAGCGGGTCACGGCCTCAACGCCGCCACCGGTGAGTACGTCGACCTGCTGGCCGCGGGCATCATCGACCCGGCCAAGGTGACCCGGTCGGCGCTGCAGAACGCCGCGTCGATCGCGGCGCTCTTCCTCACCACCGAGGCCGTCGTGGCGGACAAGCCGGAGAAGACCCCGGCCGCCCCGGCTGGCCCGGGTGGCGGGGACATGGACTTCTGA
- a CDS encoding S8 family serine peptidase, with the protein MLADAPPPPGYRPPPHAGRPSSPWPVVAASLVGGWTVALTALLQVVGWSVEQLQVAAGWDRWGWLWPALSLATALLVGLPALLLALLPRSARVRTAGRGWLGAALALMVLGSLRALPQVHHELYLAALAATATLLALLTTRLSGPGTPPHTDPTQQTTPIPQDGRGRRGVADGVGRPRAVTLLTITAGLALLLPWVWLGALGGLLETVLAALAATAVGLLAGALLDDRFWSPFTGHGPPRSARTVLAGGLVAGVVLLLLVAGTGQSGAQLPTLLFVPPVGFVLGACQVAARRAGAPAGVAPVRWLVGLAVFGPLALTDPEEISILLSTTRDVPYWVAVGTGVGLAVAVFLAIGYGVLLARPRGRAPSRLVAASSAAVLLLTVGVVEVTAGRPGLYGERLLVVLHEQADLSGLPAGTPGRAGRDARTAEVYRRLVSTAERTQGALRRDLARLHLDPTPYYLVNAIETDGGPAVRAWLSARPEVARVLVSQRLRPLPAPAPVSGGDRPAPTGPEWNIRMLGADRVWSELDVTGAGVVIGSSDSGVDGTHPTLAAGFRGGDDSWYDPWDHTRAPTDTGGHGTHTTGSAVGRDGIGVAPGAQWVGCVNLDRNLGSPAHYLDCLQFMLAPFPAGGNPFTDGRPERAPDVLTNSWGCPPVEGCDPGALRPATAALDAAGILVVAAAGNTGPDCGSIVDPPAPYPDVLTVGAVGRDRAVTEFSSRGPVAGGATKPDLVAPGAEILSAMPGGGYATLDGTSMATPQVAGVVALMWSANPALVGDLARTRSILRDTAQPAGPADLSCGPVAASTGAGLVDAYAAVRAARR; encoded by the coding sequence ATGCTGGCCGACGCACCTCCTCCGCCGGGCTACCGCCCCCCGCCGCACGCCGGCCGTCCGTCCAGCCCGTGGCCGGTGGTGGCCGCCTCGCTGGTCGGCGGCTGGACGGTGGCGCTCACCGCGCTGCTCCAGGTGGTCGGCTGGTCGGTCGAGCAGTTGCAGGTGGCCGCGGGATGGGACCGGTGGGGGTGGCTCTGGCCGGCGCTCAGCCTGGCCACCGCCCTACTGGTCGGCCTGCCGGCGCTGTTGCTGGCCCTGCTCCCCCGCTCGGCCCGGGTGCGGACCGCCGGGCGTGGGTGGCTCGGTGCCGCACTCGCCCTGATGGTCCTCGGATCCCTGCGGGCACTTCCGCAGGTGCACCACGAGCTGTACCTGGCTGCACTTGCCGCAACTGCGACGCTGCTCGCGCTGCTGACCACCCGCCTGTCCGGTCCGGGCACCCCACCCCACACGGACCCCACCCAGCAGACCACCCCGATCCCACAGGACGGTCGTGGCCGGCGCGGAGTGGCGGACGGTGTTGGTCGGCCCCGGGCGGTCACCCTGCTGACGATCACCGCCGGACTGGCCCTGCTGCTGCCCTGGGTCTGGCTCGGCGCACTCGGTGGCCTGCTGGAGACGGTGCTCGCCGCGCTAGCCGCGACGGCGGTCGGCCTGCTGGCCGGGGCGCTGCTGGACGACCGGTTCTGGTCCCCCTTCACCGGTCACGGGCCACCCCGGTCCGCCCGTACCGTGCTGGCCGGCGGTCTGGTCGCCGGGGTGGTCCTGCTGCTGCTCGTGGCCGGCACCGGCCAGTCCGGCGCCCAACTTCCCACCCTGTTGTTCGTCCCGCCTGTCGGTTTCGTGCTGGGCGCGTGCCAGGTGGCGGCCCGGCGGGCCGGCGCACCCGCCGGGGTCGCGCCGGTCCGCTGGCTGGTCGGCCTGGCGGTGTTCGGCCCGCTGGCCCTCACCGACCCGGAGGAGATCTCGATCCTGCTGTCCACCACCCGCGACGTGCCGTACTGGGTCGCGGTCGGGACCGGCGTCGGGCTCGCCGTCGCGGTCTTCCTGGCCATCGGGTACGGGGTGCTGCTCGCCCGGCCGCGCGGGCGCGCCCCCAGCCGGCTGGTCGCCGCGTCGAGCGCGGCCGTCCTGCTGCTCACCGTCGGCGTGGTCGAGGTGACCGCCGGCCGACCCGGCCTCTACGGCGAGCGGCTGCTGGTGGTGCTCCACGAGCAGGCCGACCTGTCCGGCCTTCCTGCGGGTACGCCGGGCCGCGCCGGCCGGGACGCACGGACCGCCGAGGTCTACCGCCGGCTGGTCTCCACCGCCGAGCGTACCCAGGGCGCGTTGCGCCGGGACCTGGCCCGACTGCACCTCGACCCGACGCCGTACTACCTGGTCAACGCGATCGAGACCGACGGCGGCCCGGCGGTACGGGCGTGGCTCTCCGCGCGGCCCGAGGTGGCCCGGGTGCTGGTCAGCCAGCGGCTCCGGCCGTTGCCCGCACCCGCGCCGGTCAGCGGGGGCGATCGGCCCGCGCCGACCGGCCCGGAGTGGAACATCCGGATGCTCGGTGCCGACCGGGTCTGGTCGGAGCTGGACGTCACCGGGGCCGGGGTGGTGATCGGCAGTTCGGACTCCGGGGTCGACGGCACCCATCCGACGCTGGCCGCCGGCTTCCGGGGCGGCGACGACTCCTGGTACGACCCGTGGGACCACACCCGCGCCCCGACCGACACCGGCGGCCACGGCACCCACACCACGGGCAGCGCGGTGGGGCGCGACGGCATCGGGGTGGCCCCCGGCGCGCAGTGGGTGGGCTGCGTCAACCTCGACCGCAACCTGGGCAGCCCGGCGCACTACCTGGACTGTCTCCAGTTCATGCTGGCCCCGTTCCCGGCCGGCGGAAACCCGTTCACCGACGGGCGACCGGAGCGGGCACCGGACGTGCTCACCAACTCGTGGGGGTGCCCGCCGGTGGAGGGCTGCGACCCGGGTGCGCTGCGTCCGGCGACAGCCGCGCTGGACGCCGCGGGCATCCTCGTGGTGGCCGCCGCCGGGAACACCGGGCCGGACTGCGGGTCGATCGTCGACCCGCCGGCACCGTACCCGGACGTGCTGACGGTGGGTGCGGTGGGCCGGGACCGGGCCGTCACCGAGTTCTCCAGCCGTGGTCCCGTCGCCGGCGGGGCGACCAAGCCGGACCTGGTCGCCCCGGGGGCGGAGATCCTGTCCGCGATGCCCGGCGGCGGCTACGCCACCCTGGACGGCACCTCGATGGCCACCCCGCAGGTGGCGGGGGTGGTGGCGTTGATGTGGTCGGCGAACCCGGCACTCGTCGGTGACCTGGCCCGGACCCGGAGCATCCTGCGGGACACCGCTCAGCCGGCCGGCCCCGCCGACCTCAGTTGCGGTCCGGTGGCGGCGTCGACCGGTGCCGGCCTGGTCGACGCCTACGCGGCGGTACGGGCAGCCCGGCGCTGA
- a CDS encoding glycerol-3-phosphate dehydrogenase/oxidase, which translates to MTRAAAGQLSPERRVADLRRLRAERFDVLVIGGGATGAGAALDAASRGLKVALVEARDFAAGTSSRSSKLIHGGLRYLEQLEFHLVHEALTERGLLATRLAPHLVRPVPFLIPLPAGKGLRDLPARLFRRSYYGAGVAAYDAFAGLFGTGRGMPLHRHLSREGARRVFPSLRADALAGAIRYYDGQVDDARLVVTLARTAASLGATVVSSARAVGLVRQAREVTGVRVRDLEAPADSPDAEFEVRARTVIGATGVWSDDMSRMLNDVGLRPGIRVRASKGVHLVVPRSAITGETGLIVRTATSVLFVIPWGGHWIIGTTDTDWRLDRSHPAASARDIRYLLDQVNTVLDRPLSGADIEGVYAGLRPLLAGEADSTSKLSREHAVFEPMLGLLLVAGGKYTTYRVMAADVVDRAAHRLGGVRPSRTADLPLLGADGYASMWRDRADLARRHGMPVGVVEHLLERYGTLTLELLALIAADPLLASPLAGAPEYLAAEVTYATRAEGALHLEDVLTRRTRISFETTHRGLDSAGHTAELMGAVLGWDGAIREREVAHYRARVEAERESQLMPDDATADAARLGAPDVRGFAADRGVDGAEGGHAELPTSSR; encoded by the coding sequence GTGACCCGAGCCGCCGCTGGTCAACTCTCTCCCGAGCGCCGCGTCGCGGACCTGCGTCGGCTCCGGGCCGAACGGTTCGACGTGCTGGTCATCGGGGGTGGGGCGACCGGCGCGGGTGCCGCGCTGGACGCCGCCTCCCGGGGGCTCAAGGTCGCCCTGGTCGAGGCCCGCGACTTCGCGGCCGGGACTTCCAGCCGGTCCAGCAAACTGATCCACGGCGGTCTGCGTTACCTGGAGCAGTTGGAGTTCCACCTGGTCCACGAAGCGCTGACCGAGCGGGGCCTGCTCGCCACCCGGCTCGCCCCGCACCTGGTCCGGCCGGTCCCGTTCCTGATCCCGCTCCCCGCCGGCAAGGGGCTGCGCGACCTGCCGGCCCGGCTGTTCCGCCGCTCGTACTACGGCGCCGGGGTGGCCGCCTACGACGCCTTCGCCGGGCTCTTCGGCACCGGCCGGGGGATGCCGCTGCACCGGCACCTGAGCCGCGAGGGCGCCCGCCGGGTCTTCCCCAGTCTGCGCGCCGACGCGCTGGCCGGGGCCATCCGTTACTACGACGGCCAGGTCGACGACGCCCGGCTGGTGGTGACGTTGGCCCGCACCGCCGCCAGCCTGGGTGCCACCGTGGTGAGCAGTGCCCGCGCCGTCGGGTTGGTGCGGCAGGCCCGGGAGGTCACCGGGGTCCGGGTCCGCGACCTGGAGGCACCCGCCGACTCCCCGGACGCCGAGTTCGAGGTACGCGCCCGTACCGTCATCGGCGCCACCGGCGTGTGGAGCGACGACATGTCCCGGATGCTCAACGACGTCGGGCTGCGTCCCGGCATCCGGGTCCGGGCGTCCAAGGGGGTGCACCTGGTGGTGCCCCGCTCGGCGATCACCGGGGAGACCGGGCTGATCGTGCGTACCGCGACAAGCGTGCTCTTCGTCATCCCGTGGGGCGGGCACTGGATCATCGGGACCACCGACACCGACTGGCGGCTCGACCGGTCCCACCCGGCCGCCTCCGCCCGCGACATCAGGTACCTGCTCGACCAGGTGAACACGGTGCTGGACCGGCCGTTGTCCGGTGCGGACATCGAGGGCGTCTACGCCGGGCTGCGCCCGCTGCTGGCCGGCGAGGCCGACTCCACCTCCAAGCTCTCCCGGGAACACGCGGTCTTCGAACCGATGCTCGGGCTGCTGCTGGTGGCCGGCGGCAAGTACACGACCTACCGGGTGATGGCCGCCGACGTGGTCGACCGGGCCGCCCACCGGCTCGGTGGCGTACGACCCTCGCGTACCGCCGACCTGCCACTGCTCGGCGCCGACGGGTACGCCTCGATGTGGCGGGACCGGGCCGACCTGGCCCGCCGGCACGGGATGCCGGTCGGCGTGGTCGAGCACCTGCTGGAGCGGTACGGCACGCTCACCCTGGAACTGCTGGCGCTGATCGCCGCCGACCCACTGCTCGCCTCACCGCTGGCCGGTGCACCCGAGTACCTGGCCGCCGAGGTGACCTACGCCACCCGGGCCGAGGGGGCGCTGCACCTGGAGGACGTGCTGACCCGGCGTACCCGGATCTCCTTCGAGACGACCCACCGGGGCCTCGACTCGGCCGGGCACACGGCGGAGCTGATGGGCGCGGTGCTCGGCTGGGACGGGGCCATCCGGGAACGGGAGGTCGCGCACTACCGGGCGCGGGTCGAGGCGGAGCGGGAATCCCAGCTCATGCCGGACGACGCGACCGCCGACGCGGCCCGGCTGGGTGCGCCCGACGTCCGGGGTTTCGCCGCCGACCGGGGTGTCGACGGTGCCGAGGGCGGCCACGCCGAACTCCCGACCTCCTCCCGCTGA